The Bosea sp. AS-1 region CCGAGATCTGGGTCGATGCGCCGCTGAAGGAGCTGATCCGCACAGAAAACGGCGTGGAAGGGGCGATCGTCGAAAGGCAAGGCCGCACCGTCCGGGTGCAGGCACGGCTGGGCGTCGTCTTGGCGACGGGCGGCTTCCCGCAAGACCCTGCGCTTCGCCGCGAGTTCTCGGCCTCCTTCCCGCACGACCATTCGATGGCCTTCGAGGGAAACACCGGCGATGGCCAGCGTGCCGCGCGCGCCGTCGGCGGGGTCGTCGACACGGAGCTGAGCAGCCCCTGTCTCTGGACCCCCTCCTCATTGCTGAAGGAGCGTGACGGGAAGAGTGTCCCGGTCATCTACGGCTATCTCGATCGGGGCCGCCCCGGGATCATCGCGGTCGATCCCGAGGGGCGCCGGTTCGTCAACGAATCCAATTCGTATCACGACATCGTAGCCGCACTGTTCGAGCGCCGGGCAGCGCTCGGATCAGCCGCCGACGCACCCTTCCACTTCATCTGCGATGTGGCTTTCGTCCGAAAGAACGGCTTGGGCGCCATACGGCCCTGGCCCTGGTCACCCAGCCTGTCGCCCTTCGTTCGGAGCAGGTACATCACCACGGCCCGAACCCTATCAGAGCTGGCACGAAAGATCGGGATCGATCCCGCCTCCCTCGTGGCGACAGTCGAGCGGCACAACATGTTCGCCAAGACCGGCAAGGACACCGATTTCGGCAAGGGATCGACATCCTTCAATCGCGTCTGGGGCGATCCGGCCGCTGGTCCCAATCCCAATCTGACGCCGATCGTCAAGGCGCCCTTCGTCGCCCTCCCGATCCTGCCGGCGACGCTCGGCACGGCAATGGGGCTCAAGACCAACGGCGACGCGCAGGTGCTCGATGCCTCGGGGGCCGTCATTCCGGGACTGTTCGCTTGCGGAAACGAGCTGGCCTCCTCGATGCGCGGCTTCTATCCGGGTGGCGGCATCACGCTCGGTCCAGCGGTCGTGTTCGCTTATCGCGCGGTTCTGAAAGCCCTGGAGGAAGTCCGAGCACTTCCCTGCATCACCCGATAGGAACGGAGAGCATCGATGCCGTATGCAATCAGCTGGATGGACGAGCCGGGAACCGCGGAGCTTCGCCTCAAACTACGTGACGCACACCTGGACTACATGCGCGGGAATCTCCACCGCGTCCTCGCCAGCGGAGGGCTGCTCGACGATCCCGGCGAGGTCGGAATAGGCGGGCTGATCCTGCTCGACATCGACAGCAGGACGGAGGCCGAGGACTTCGTGAAGGCGGATCCCTTCTACACGGGCGGAGTCTACAGGAACCCGGCCATCACCCGCTGGAGGAAGGCATTTTACGACGGCAAAGCCTTCATCTGATGCCTGGACAGGATGCTGGTGACGGAGAGCGCATCCACCAGCGCCTTGCAGCCGAAGTATCCACTCTCGGATAGGCCGGCTAGTTCGCAGGCATCTGGCTTCGCGATAGGCACGTTGCCGAAATCAGTACATCCGGGGCTAAAATCGATGCTTTCCCGCTGCACCCCGGCGGCGCTAGGCTTTGGTGCCGATGCGCGCCCGGGCGCGCCGAGTCTGCCGAAAGCGGGGGCCATGCGAGCCGATCTGATCATCCGTAACGGCCATATCGTCAGTATGGACCGGGATTTCGCGGTCCATATCGACGGTGCGGTGGTGGTGTCCGATGGTCGGATCGTCGCCGCCGGCCCGGCCTCGGTCGCCGAAGGCTTCACGGCCTCGCGGGAGATCGATGCCGACGGCGGGCTTGTCATTCCGGGGCTGATCAACAGCCATTGCCATTTCGCCATGACGCCGTTCCGTGGTCTCGGCGAAGGTCTGCCCAATCGGCTGGAGCGCTTCATGTGGCCGCTGGAGCGGGACATGGTCGACGGCGATCTGGTCGAGACCGGCGCGATCCTGGGGGCGATCGAGATGGTCGTCGCCGGCACGACCTGCGTCGTCGACAGCTATACCTATCCGGAACGACGCGCGCTCGCAGCGGATCGGGTCGGCCTGCGCGCGCTGATCGGCCAGACCGTGATGAACCAGCGCACGCCGGATTCGCCGGATTGGCGGGCCGGCATCCGGCGCGCCGAAGGCTGGCTTGCCGATTGGGCCGGCCATCGGCTGGTCACACCGATCCTTTCGCCGCATTCCCCCTATGCCTTGGACGACGAGGCGCTTGGCGCCGTCGTCGCGCTCAGCGATCGCAGCGGCTGCGGCATCACCATGCATGTCTCCGAGTTCGAATGGGAGGCGCAGCGCCTGCGCGAACGGCGCGGCCTGACGCCGATCGCCCATCTCGACGCGCTCGGCTATTCGGACCGGGTCTTCATCGCGGCGCATTGCATCTTCGTCGACGACGACGACATCGCGATCATGGCCAGGGGCGGAATGAGCGTCGCGCACAACATGGTCGCCAACATCAAGTCGGGAAAAGGCGTGGCGCCGGCCGCCAAGCTGCGGCGGGCCGGCGTCGCCGTCGGTCTCGGCACCGACGGGCCGATGAGCGGCAACGGCATCGATACGCTCGGCCAGCTCGGCTATGTCGCCAAGGTCGCGAACCTGATGGCGAACGACAATGCGGCGATGCCGCCGCGCGACGTCGTCGAGATGGCGACCATCGGCGCGGCACGGGCGATCGGCATGGCCGACGAGATCGGCTCGCTCGAAGCCGGCAAAAAGGCCGATATCGCGATCATCCGGACGGATCAGCCGCATATGCAGCCGCTCTACGACGTCTATACCTCGCTGGTCTTCAGCGCGACGACCCGCGACGTGGCGACCACCATCGTCGATGGCCGCATCGTCGCCAGCGACGGCGTGGCACTCCAGGCCGACATGAACGCAGCCGTCGCCGATGTCCGCGCGGCCGGCGAGAAGCTTGCGGCGCATATCGGCCTGCCGCCCCTGGCGATGAGCGGCGGCCATGCCATCGCCCCTGCCCGCCCCTTCCTGTCCTGAGACACGGAGCGACCCGATGAACCGGATATCCGACCGTCCCGCCTTCTCTCCCAGCCGGCGGGCGCTGCTCGCCTCCGGACTCGCACTTGCCGGCAGCGGGCTCACCGTCTCGGTCGCGCGCAGCGCCGGCAAGGATGTCGTGAACGCGCAGCTGAGCTGGCGGCTCAGCAACAACCAGCTCGGCGAGATCGCCGCGATGAAGCTCGGCTATTACGAGGCCGAGGGCATCGAGCTGAAAATGCAACCAGGCGGTCCGAGCAATGACGGCGTCGCCATCGTCGCCTCCGGCCGCGCCAATGTCGGCCAGCTCTCGTCCTCGCCGTCGCTGCTGCTGGCTGTCTCCCAGGGCATTCCGCTGCGCTGCTTCGCCTCGGCGCTGCAACGGCACCCCTTCACCTTCTTCTCGCTGCCGCGGGCGCCCGTGCGCACGCCGCAGGACATGGTCGGCAAACGCGTCGGCATCCAGGCGACGGCGCGCCCGCTGCTGCGCGGCATGCTGCTGCGCAACGGCCTCAAGGAGAGCGACGTCAAGATCACGGTGATCGGTGCCGAGCTGACGCCGCTGCTCACCGGCCAGGTCGACGTCGCGACGGGCTGGATGTCGAACGGCCTGGCGGTCGGCCCCGACCGGATCGAGCTGCCGCTCTGGGATTGCGGCGTGCGCCTCTACGCCCTGCCCTATTACGCGACGACCGATACGCTGGCGAAGAACAAGGACGTCCTCGCCCGCTTCGTGCGCGCCAGCGCCAAGGGCTGGGCCTTCGCCTATCAGAATGTCGAGAAGGCTGTGGGCTACCTCCTGGAGAACCAGCCCGAGCTCGACGCGGCCAATGCGATGGCGACGGCGAAATCCCTGATCACCTTCGCTTATGACGAAACCACCCGCAGCCAGGGCTGGGGGGCGATGTCGCAGAAACTCTGGCAGGACCAGATCGACCTGTTCCGGGAATTGGGCGAATTCACCGCCCGCGCCCCGTCGGCGGACGAGGTCTTCACGCCGGAGATCCTCGCGCTCACCCAGGATTCGCGTCCGCGCCTCGGCTGAGCGATGACACCATCCCCAGAAGCCAACATGCGGGCGGCACTGGAAGCCGCCCGCGAAAGCCCGAACCGCGTGCGTCAGGTCGGGGCCCGCCTGGAGCTTGCGGACGGCACGACGATCACGGCCTGCAACACCTTTCCGGCCGGCGTCCGCGACCTCCCCGAGCGGCACGAAGGCGACGGCCGCTTCGTCTGGATGGAGCATGCCGAGCGGCACGCGATCTTCGCCGCGGCGCGCCGCGGCAGCGCCACGGCCGGCGCCCGGCTGACGACGACCTTCTTTCCCTGCATCGACTGCGCCCGAGCAATCGTCGACGCGGGGATCACCTGCGTCGAGACGCCCCCGCCCGCCTTTGAAGACGCGGTATGGGGCGAGGCCTTCGTCCGCTCCAGCGTGATCCTCGCGGAAGGCGGCGTGGCCATCCAGCACGTCGTCATTCCTGAGCCTTCGGAGCGCTGACGGCAGTTCGCTGCGCAATCCGGCGGCATGTGACGTCCGATTGGGCTCGATCTCATTACGGCAACGCTTTGAACTAAATATTGTTATATCTGAGTACGCTCGATGGTGCTCTACTCTCCTCCAAGTCGCGATCAACGCGTCATGAGAGGGGATCGTCACCATGCCACGCAACAGACGTGTCTTTCTGCAATCCGCCGCTGCCATGGCCCTTGCCGGCCCCTTGCTTTCCTTCGAAGCGTCCGCGCAAGGCAAGGCCATCGTCAACATGCAGCTCGGCTGGATCGTCGGCGGTAATCAGATCGGCGAAGTCTGCGCCAAGGCGCTCGGCTACTACGATGCCGAAGGCATCGAGATGCGCATCCAGGCCGGCGGCCCCAATGTTGACGGCGTCGCCATCGTCGCCAGCGGTCGGTTCGAGGTCGGTCAGGTCTCGTCCAGCCCGTCGCTGATGCTCGCCGCCTCGCAGGACGTGCCGGTGGTCTGCTTTGCCGCCGGCTGCCAGAAACATCCCTACACTTTCTATTCGCTGAAGAAGAACCCGGTGCGCGAACCGAAGGACTTCATCGGCAAGAAGGTCGGCATCCAGTCCACGGGCATCATCCTGCTGCGTGCCCTGCTGGCGCAGAACAAGATTCCCGAGAAGGACGTCACCATCGTTCCGATCGGCGCGGAGATGACGCCGCTGCTCACCGGCCAGGTCGATGTCGTGACCGGTTGGGAGACCAACACCACCGCGCTCAAGGTCCTCGGCCCCGATCGGGTCGGGATGTCGCTCTGGGACGCCGGGGTGAAGCTCTATGCCCTGCCCTACTACGCGACAGCCGATACGCTGAAGGCGAAGAGCGATCTGCTGGCGAAGTACCTGCGCGCCTCCGCGAAGGGCTGGGCTTACGCTTATGAAAATCGCGACAAGGCGGTGGCGCTTCTGGTCAAGGAATATCCGAATCTGATTGCGGCCGACGAGCGCGAAGCCCTCGATGTGATGCTCTCGTTCTCGTTCGGCCCCCAGACCAAGGCAGAGGGCTGGGGCACGATGGATTCGACCGTCTGGCAGCAGCAGATCGACCTCTATGCGGCGCTGGGCCAGTTCACCAAGCGCACGCCGAAGCTCTCGGAGGTGATGACGCTCGATGTGCTCAGGATGACGGCCGATGCGCGGCCGAGGATCGGTTGATCCGATGGCTTCGCTCGCCATGATGGAACCGCGCCAGAGCGATGCACCGCATCTGTCCGGGAGCACCGCCGTCGGCTGTCACAACCTCTCGGTACGCTTCGTCACCGAGCGGCGCACCGTCACCGCGCTGGAGAATGTCAGCTTCTCCGTCGAAAGCGGCGGCTTCCTCAGCCTGCTGGGGCCTTCCGGCTGCGGCAAGTCGACCTTGCTGCGGGTGGTGGCCGATCTGATCCCACCGAGCTCGGGCCAGGTCACGGTTCTGGGCCAGACCCCGCAACAGGCGCGGCTCCAACGCGCGCTCGGCTTCGTGTTCCAGGATGCCGCCCTGCTGCCCTGGCGTACCGCCTTGCAGAATGTCGAGCTCTCGCTCGAGGTCGGCGGCAGGCCGCGCCTGCCGGCCGGCATGCCGACCCCACGCGAACTGCTCAAGCTCGTCGGGCTGGAGGGCTGGGAAGGTAGCTTTCCGCATGAACTGTCCGGAGGCATGCGCCAGCGTGTCTCGATCGCTCGTGCGCTGCTCGGCGGACCGCGGCTCCTGCTGATGGACGAGCCGTTCGGCGCACTCGACGAGATCACGCGCGACCGGCTGAACGAAGAGCTGCGTCGCATCTGGCGCGAGACCGGCACGACCATCCTGTTCGTCACCCATTCTGTCTATGAGGCGCTCTTCCTCGGCGAGCAGGTCCTGGTGCTGGCCGCCAATCCGGGCCGCGTCGCATCGCTGGTCGATATCGACCTGCCGCGAGATCGCACCCTCGCGATCCGCGAGACACCTGAGTTCATGCGGACCGCCACGATCCTGCGCGCAGCTTTGGGAGGCACGGAATGACGCTCGCCGCCGCGATCCCCCCCGATGCGACCATCTCCGAGGCGGAGGAGAGCTTTCGCCGCGTCCGTCGCCGCGCCCAGATTCGCCGGCGCATCCTGCCCTTCGTCGGCATCGCGATCTTCCTCGGCATCTGGGCCGCTCTGGTCTACCTTTTCAAGGTCCCGCCCTTCGTCGCTCCGACCCCTCTGCTGGTGGCGCAGACGCTGATCGGCAAGGGCGGCGTCCTGCTGTCGAACCTCGTCCCGACCGCGATCGAGGCGCTTTCCGGTTTCCTGCTCGGCAATATCGTCGCGATCGTCATCGCCACCGCCTTCGTCCATAAGAAGACGCTCGAAGAGACTTTCTTCCCGACGGTGGTGCTGATCAACACCATCCCGGTCGTGGCCAAGGCTCCGATCCTCGTGCTGCTGCTGGGCAACGGCATGGAGCCCAAGATCGCGATCGCCGCGCTGATCTGCTTCTTCCCGACGCTGGTGAACATGGTGCGCGGGCTCGAGGCGGTGAACCCGCAGGCGATGGAGCTGATGCGGGTGCTTTCGGCCTCGAAGCGCGAGGTCTTCTTCAAGCTGCGCCTCTACAACTCGCTGCCCTATCTGTTCTCCGCGCTGAAGATCTCGGCCTCGACCTCGGTGGTCGGTGCCATCGTCGGCGAATGGATCGGCTCGAATGTCGGCATCGGCGCATTGATCATCCAGGCGACCTACTCGTTCGACTCGGCCCTGCTCTACGCCACCGTGATCGTCGCCTCCTGCTTCTCGATGCTGTTCTTCCTGACAGTGACCATGCTGGAGCGCCTGATCGTGCGCTGGCAGCCGACCAACGCGCACTGACGCGCCCGTCAAACGTGGAGAGGACCATGACTCCGACCACCATCGCAGAACCGGGCGGGTCCGTTCCCGTCGTCGCCAAGACCGACGTGCTTGTCGTCGGCGGCGGACCGGCCGGCATGGCCGCCGCGATCGCCGCCCGCCGCGAGGGCTGCGCCGTCACCATGGTCGAGCGCTACCCGTATCTCGGCGGCCTCGCCTCCGGCGGCATGGTGCTGGTGCTCGACGACATGCACAACGGCGACGAGGTCACCGTGCAGGGTGTCTGCATGGAGATGATCGAGCGCATGGCGGCACGCGGCGCCTGCGTCTACCCGCCGCCCGAGGAGCGCCGCCAGGACTGGGCGATGCATCGCAAATGGGCGCGCTGGGGCGCCCATGATTTCCGCGCCCAGACCAAGCCGCAGCCGATCGTCATGGCCGCCGCCTTCGACCCCGACGGCTGGAAGCGCGCCGCCAACGAGATGGTAACCGAGGCCAAGCTCGACGTGCGCCTGCACTCCTGGTTCTCGCGCACGCTGGTCGAGAACGGCAAGGTCACCGGCATCGTCTGCGAGACCAAGTCGGGGCGACAGGCGATCCTGGCGGAGACGATCGTCGATGCCTCCGGCGATCTCGACGTAGCCGCCTCGGCCGGCGCGGCCCATGAGAAGGGCTCCTTCATCGTCACGACCGTGTTCCGCCTCGGTGGCGTCGACACCGACGAGGCCGAGCGCTTCCAGCACGAGGAGCCCGAGACCTTCGCCGAGATCGACCGCCAGGCCAAGCGCATCATGGGCGGTTCCTGGGACATGTGGTGGCTGAAGACACCGCTGCCCGGCGTCGTCTGGTGTAATTGCCCGCACATGGCCGGCTTCGACGCGCTTGCGGTCGAGGATCTGACCCGCGCCGATTTCGAGGGTCGCAACAAGCTCTATGCCCTCGTCGACTATGTCCGCGAGCATATGCCCGGCTTCCGCAACTGCTTCGTCGTCGACGTCGCGCCGCAGCTCGGCGTGCGCCAGACCCGGCTGCTGCAAGGCGACTATGTGGTGAGCAAGCGCGACGTGCTCGACCGGGTCCATTTCGCCGACACCGTGGCGCGCGGCCGCGATTACTACACGCCCTATCGCGCCATGCTGCCGCGCGGGCTCGACGGGCTCGTCGTCGCCGGGCGGCATTATTCCGCGACGGAGCAGGCACAGAAGATGTCGCGCGAGATTCCGCCCTGCATGGCGATGGGCCAGTCGGCCGGCGTCGCCGCGGCGCTCGCTGTCGCCGGCGGACAGCGCCTGCGCGATGTCGCTCCGCAGGAGATCTGCAAGCGCGTGCGCGCCCAGGGCGGCGACCCGGGCGACATCCCCTCAACGAACGCCACCATCCTGGAGAATGCCGCGTGACCAACCCCGCCGAACTGCCGCTCGCCGGCATCAAGGTCGTCGACTTCACCCAGGTGATGATGGGGCCCGTCGCGACACAGGTGCTCGGAGACTACGGCGCCGACGTCGTCAAGATCGAGCGGCCGCCTACCGGCGACCTCTCGCGCACATCCTTCCCCAACGACCCAGCCGGGTTGCAGGGGCCGGTGTTCTGCTCGCTCAACCGCAACAAGCGCTCGATCGTGCTCGACCTGCGCAAGCAGGAAGCGAAAGATGCCGTGTTACGGCTGATCGACGAGGCCGATGTCGTCGTGAACAATTTCCGCGCCGGCGTGATGGAGCGAATGGGCTTCTCCTACGAGACGCTCGCCGCCCGCAACCCGCGATTGATCTATGCGGTCGGCACCGGCTTCGGCCTGACCGGTCCCTATGCCCACAAGGGCGGGCAGGACGTGCTGGCTCAGGCGCTTTCGGGCGTGATGCATCGGCGCGCCAACGCCGACCAGCCGCTGGCCGTGCTCTCGACCACTTTCGCCGACTATTCAGCGGGCATGCACATGGTCCAGGGCATCCTGCTGGCGCTGCTGCAACGCCACAAGACCGGCAAGGGACAGCGCATCAGCGTCTCGCTGTTCGATTCGATGCTGGCGGCGCAGACGCAGGAAGCTGCCGCACAGATGATGCGTGGGCGCGAAGTCAACTGGGGCGCCATGCCGCTCACCGGCGTCTTCGAGACGCAGGATGGAGCGCTGGTGATGGTCGGGGCCTTCAAGGCCGATCCGATCGGCGACATCGCCACCGCGCTCGACCTGCCGACGCTGAAGGACGATCCGCGCTTCGCCGGCCATGAGCTGCAGGTCGCCAACAAGTCTGCCTTGCAGGCGATCTTCGCCGAGCGCTTCGCGACGCAGACCACCGCCTATTGGCTGGAGCGGCTGGAACAGCAGGACCTGCTGTGCGCGCCGGTGCGCCAGCTCGCCGAAACCCTCGACGACGAGCAGACCCGCGTGAACGGGATGATTCTCGAAGCGGATGGACCGACCGAGCGCGTGCGCGTGGTCGGCTCGCCGATTCACATGGAAGCCGCGCCGGTCTCGATCCGCATCGTTCCTGCCGGCCTTGGGCAGCATACTGATGAAATCCTGAGCGAGCTTGGGCTCTCGGCCTTCGGAAAGGTCGCCTGATGCCCATCAGCCTTTCCATCGAGGACCATGTCGCCCGCATCACCATCGATCGGCCGGAGGTGCTGAACGCGCTCGACCAGCCGGCCGAGGCTGAGATGGAGGCGATCTGGCGACGCATCGAGGCCGACCCCTCGGTGCGCGTCGCCGTGCTGACCGGCGCCGGCGATCGCGCTTTCTGCACCGGCGCGGACATGCGCAACGTCGATCCGGACCTGACCGGCCTGGCCTATTGGGCCGCGGCCAGGCCGGCGGGCTTTGGCGGCATCGCCTTGCGTCAGACGCTCGACATCCCCGTCATCGCCCGGGTCAATGGCCACGCCGTCGGTGGCGGCTTCGAGATGGTGCTCGGCTGCGACCTCGTGGTGGCGGCCGAGCATGCGAGCTTCGGGCTGACCGAGCCACGTGTCGGCCGGCTGCCGCTCGATGGCGGCATGGTGCTGCTGCAGCGCCAGATCGCGCATCGCCACGCGCTTGGCATGCTGCTGACCGGACGCCGGATCAAGGCGCAGGAAGCGCTCGGCTTCGGCCTCGTCAACGAGGTTGCGGCCCAGGAGGATCTCGACGCGGCGGTGGATCGCTGGGTGCAGGACATCCTGGCCTGCGCGCCCCTTTCGCTGCGCGCGATCAAGCAGGTCATGCGCCGGACAGCCCATCTGTCGCCAACGGAAGCGCAGGCGCTGCGCCTGCCGGCTCTCGTCGCGGCCTTGCAATCGGAGGATTCGAACGAAGGCGTCCGCGCCTTCCGCGAGAAGCGCAAGCCCGTCTGGCAGGGCCGCTGAACCGGAGGCTTGCCATGCCTTTCGTCATTACCGACGCCTGCATCGACATCAAGGACAAGGCCTGCCTCGCGGCCTGTCCGGTCGACTGCATCTACGAAGGCGGGCGCACCCTTTATATCCAGCCCGACGAATGCATCGATTGCGGCCTGTGCGAGACGGTCTGCCCGGTCGCGGCCATCCATGCCGACGATCGGCTGCCGCCGGAACTCGCTGCATGGCCAGCGATCAACCGCGATTTCTTCGGCCCGGAGGTGACCGGCTGGGGCAAGCCCGGCGGCTCCGACATGTCTTTGACGACGACGCGCGATCACCCCACGGTAACGGCCTGGCCGAGAAAGGCCGCGACCTGAGGATAGCCAGCCATGCATGCCCCCGCCCTGTTCTACTTCCGGGAGGTCGCGCGGCTTGGCTCGATCCGGCGTGCAGCCGCGCAGCTCAACGTTGCCGCCAGCGCCATCAACCGCCAGATCCTCAAGCTGGAAGACGAGTTCGGCGGGCCGCTTTTCGACCGTTTGCCCGCCGGCATGCGCCTGACCGTCGCAGGCACCTTGCTGCTGCAGCACGTCGCCTCCACGATCGAGGCTTACGGACAGGTTCGCGCCGCGATCGATGACCTTCGCGAAGCCCGCTCGGGACACGTCACGATTGCGGCGCTGGATTCCCTCCTGGTCGACTTCCTGCCCCGTGCCCTGGCACGCTTCGGCAGGGACTTTCCCGCCATCAATCACACCGTGCTCGCCGCGCCCCCCGCGGAGGTGGCCGACATGGTCGGCAGCGGGGCTGTCGATATCGGGCTGACCTTCGTCAGCCCGCTGCCGGCGAACGTGCACTTCATCGCGGAAGTCCCGGCGCCGATCGGTGTCGTCATGCCGGTCGATCATCCTTTGACGGCGCGCCTGAGCGTCAGCTTCGAGGAGGCGCTGTCCTATCCCGTGCTCGATCAGTCCGGACCGTTGCCGCGCGGCGCCGACACCGACGCCGATTTCAGCCAGTTCAAGGCCCTGCTCAAGCCGAAAGTGACCTCGAACTCGATCCAGATGATCCGGGTCTGCATCGAGCTCGGGCTCGGCATCGCCTTCTTCACGCGGCTCGGGTTCCTGAAGGAAATCGAGCACGGTGAGATCGCATGGCGCCCGCTGGCCTCGCCCGGCGTGAATGCGTTGCGCATCGGCATGATCACGGCAGCCAACCGCCTGCAATCGCCCCCAGCCGTCCAGCTTTCCAAGAGCTTGGTGAAGGATCTTCGTCGGCTGACGGCAAGCTGAACCCGATTTGGCAGGCTGCCACATCGGCCGAGGCGCCGGGATCGCCGACCTTCGCAAGACGACCAGCCGCCGTCAGCGACACCGGGGTGCTGCTCCGGGGCCATCAGCCCCGACAGGTTCCCGTGAGGAGCCCGGCGGTGCTCCGATCAATTATCGTCGTCATCGTCATCGCGCCAGCGACGGCGGTAGTATCGGCGCCTCCGCTCCCATTCGCGCTCACGCTCGCGTTCGTAGCGATATCTCCGGTAGCGCTCGTAGCGGTCTCTGCGGTCTTCCCATTCAGAGGGCGCCTCAAAGAACTGCGCATTCGCAGCTCCAGCTGCCGCGGCGCTCGTAATGGTTCCGCCTATCAGGGCAGTGAGGAAATCTCGCCGGTTCATTGGTCGCGCTCCTCTGGTTCGTCGCGATATCGGCAGGGTTTGGTCCGCCGGAGATGAACGGACGATGAGCGAAACGGTTTCGCACCCTTACCGAGCCAGAGCAGAGTTGGTCGGAGGGTGGGATCCAGCAGCTGTTCGAGCTGTTGGTTTTCGTGACGAGCCAGCAACGTGCCAAGGCTCATATAACCCTCCGAGCAGGGGGAGCTCAAAATGCCTGTCGATTTTCGCCTGGATTTTCAGCCGACTAGGCCAGCTTTCGAAGGTGGCGCGGTCTACGGGAATCGAACCCGTCTTCCCAGCGTGAAAGGCTGGTGTCCTAACCGATAGACGAAGACCGCGTGCTCTCTGCGGCCGGGGCCGCGTCTCGAAGCGGGGCGAGGTATAGTGGGGGGATTGCCGCTCTGCAAGCACCCGTTCACAAGAATCGTGAGCCGGCCTCCTGGTTTTCGCTCGGACCCGGCTGCGGGCTCAGACGGGCCTTGCGAGATCGAGGACACGCAGCTCCGCCGTCTCGTTGCCGCCCCAGCGATTGAGGCTGAGCGTCGCAGCGAGATGGACGGTCTCGCCGCGCGCCGCGAGCAACGCCTGCCCGAGCGGTTCCTGTGCCGCGCGGAAGGCTACACCGCCGATGCTGGCGCCATCGCCGCTGCGCAGCTTGACGCGGACATGGCCGCCGCTACCGACCGGGATGGCATCGATCAGCCTGTGAGCGGGGAAGACGAAGACCGGCTCGGGGCTACCAGCCCCGAAGGGGCCTGCCTTCTCGATCTCGGCAATCAGGCGCGGACTGGCGCCGCCGGCGCTCAAGGCGGCATCGACCAGCAACGCTTCGGCTTCGCTGGCGCCTGCGACTTCACTGGCGAGATGCGCGTTCAGGAATGCGTGAAAGCCATTGGCCTGCCCCGGCCCGAGCGTAACCCCGGCCGCCATGGCGTGGCCGCCGCCCTTCACAGCCATGCCGGCCTCCACCGCCGCCCGCACGGCCCGCCCCAGATCGACGCCGGCGACCGAGCGGCCGGAACCCGTGGCCCCGCCCTCCCCGTTCAGTGCCAGGGCAAAAGCCGGGCGCCGGAAGCGCTCCTTCAACCGGGCCGCAACCAGCCCGACGATGCCAGGGTGCCAGTCGGCGCTGGCAGCGAGCAGGACGGGAAGGTCGCTGCCTGCCTTCTCGAACTCGTGCTCGGC contains the following coding sequences:
- the fdxA gene encoding ferredoxin, translating into MPFVITDACIDIKDKACLAACPVDCIYEGGRTLYIQPDECIDCGLCETVCPVAAIHADDRLPPELAAWPAINRDFFGPEVTGWGKPGGSDMSLTTTRDHPTVTAWPRKAAT
- a CDS encoding FAD-dependent oxidoreductase; this encodes MTPTTIAEPGGSVPVVAKTDVLVVGGGPAGMAAAIAARREGCAVTMVERYPYLGGLASGGMVLVLDDMHNGDEVTVQGVCMEMIERMAARGACVYPPPEERRQDWAMHRKWARWGAHDFRAQTKPQPIVMAAAFDPDGWKRAANEMVTEAKLDVRLHSWFSRTLVENGKVTGIVCETKSGRQAILAETIVDASGDLDVAASAGAAHEKGSFIVTTVFRLGGVDTDEAERFQHEEPETFAEIDRQAKRIMGGSWDMWWLKTPLPGVVWCNCPHMAGFDALAVEDLTRADFEGRNKLYALVDYVREHMPGFRNCFVVDVAPQLGVRQTRLLQGDYVVSKRDVLDRVHFADTVARGRDYYTPYRAMLPRGLDGLVVAGRHYSATEQAQKMSREIPPCMAMGQSAGVAAALAVAGGQRLRDVAPQEICKRVRAQGGDPGDIPSTNATILENAA
- a CDS encoding ABC transporter permease encodes the protein MTLAAAIPPDATISEAEESFRRVRRRAQIRRRILPFVGIAIFLGIWAALVYLFKVPPFVAPTPLLVAQTLIGKGGVLLSNLVPTAIEALSGFLLGNIVAIVIATAFVHKKTLEETFFPTVVLINTIPVVAKAPILVLLLGNGMEPKIAIAALICFFPTLVNMVRGLEAVNPQAMELMRVLSASKREVFFKLRLYNSLPYLFSALKISASTSVVGAIVGEWIGSNVGIGALIIQATYSFDSALLYATVIVASCFSMLFFLTVTMLERLIVRWQPTNAH
- a CDS encoding LysR family transcriptional regulator, whose translation is MHAPALFYFREVARLGSIRRAAAQLNVAASAINRQILKLEDEFGGPLFDRLPAGMRLTVAGTLLLQHVASTIEAYGQVRAAIDDLREARSGHVTIAALDSLLVDFLPRALARFGRDFPAINHTVLAAPPAEVADMVGSGAVDIGLTFVSPLPANVHFIAEVPAPIGVVMPVDHPLTARLSVSFEEALSYPVLDQSGPLPRGADTDADFSQFKALLKPKVTSNSIQMIRVCIELGLGIAFFTRLGFLKEIEHGEIAWRPLASPGVNALRIGMITAANRLQSPPAVQLSKSLVKDLRRLTAS
- a CDS encoding enoyl-CoA hydratase-related protein, producing MPISLSIEDHVARITIDRPEVLNALDQPAEAEMEAIWRRIEADPSVRVAVLTGAGDRAFCTGADMRNVDPDLTGLAYWAAARPAGFGGIALRQTLDIPVIARVNGHAVGGGFEMVLGCDLVVAAEHASFGLTEPRVGRLPLDGGMVLLQRQIAHRHALGMLLTGRRIKAQEALGFGLVNEVAAQEDLDAAVDRWVQDILACAPLSLRAIKQVMRRTAHLSPTEAQALRLPALVAALQSEDSNEGVRAFREKRKPVWQGR
- a CDS encoding CaiB/BaiF CoA-transferase family protein; amino-acid sequence: MTNPAELPLAGIKVVDFTQVMMGPVATQVLGDYGADVVKIERPPTGDLSRTSFPNDPAGLQGPVFCSLNRNKRSIVLDLRKQEAKDAVLRLIDEADVVVNNFRAGVMERMGFSYETLAARNPRLIYAVGTGFGLTGPYAHKGGQDVLAQALSGVMHRRANADQPLAVLSTTFADYSAGMHMVQGILLALLQRHKTGKGQRISVSLFDSMLAAQTQEAAAQMMRGREVNWGAMPLTGVFETQDGALVMVGAFKADPIGDIATALDLPTLKDDPRFAGHELQVANKSALQAIFAERFATQTTAYWLERLEQQDLLCAPVRQLAETLDDEQTRVNGMILEADGPTERVRVVGSPIHMEAAPVSIRIVPAGLGQHTDEILSELGLSAFGKVA